Part of the Polaribacter sp. Hel1_33_78 genome is shown below.
TTCTTGAATTTATTTCCATCTACAATTATAAATTCTGGCAGAATTTCAAGTTCTGTAATCGCTCGATGCATACCAGTAATGGATGCCTGCAAAACATTAATTTCATCAACCTCATCTTGCCAAACAAATGAAACCCCAAATGCAATGGCATTTTCTTCAATAAATGGTCTTAATTCTTCTCTCTTTTTTTTCGATAATTGCTTCGAATCGTTTAAAAAAGGGTGTGTAAAATCCTTACGAAGAATTACGGCTGCAGCAACAACAGGTCCGCATAAACAACCTCTTCCTGCTTCATCCGTGCCAGCTTCCAAAGAAAAACCACTAAAATTTGACTTCAACATATTACAAAGAAAAGAAAACTTTTTCTTTTAGATTCTTATTATCCCCCATTAGTTGGAGACAAATTCTATAGAAATTACAATTTTAAGAAGCTTTAAAGAAACTTAATGAAGAATTTTTAAAGAATCGGATTTCATCATAATTATTACTGATTCATTTCGTTTAATTATTTTACATTTGTCTTTGTTAAAATTTGGAATGAAAAAAACAATTTTTTTAACCTTTTTATTATTTGGCTTTGTACTGAATAGTATTTACTGTCAGACAAAATTAAATTTTGATGGAAAGAGAGGAGACAAATTTGAAGCTTTAAATGGCAGCATTGATTCCCTAACAAATAACGGATCTACCAAGATTATTTTATCCGGAAAAACAAAATATACAGACTATAAAATATTTTCTCACAAAAGAGATACTTCATACATCGACACTACCTTAACTTTAAAAAAGGAATACAAATTCAACTATTTAAGAACAGATAACTTTGAATTACTTCCTTTTCATAACCAGGGTCAAACTTTTAATAATTTAGCATACAGTTTTAACAATTTAAATAATCTGCCAGATATTGGTTTTACTGCAAAACAATTTAGCTATTTAGACATTGATGAAATAAAATATTATGAAGTTCCTACACCAACTACAGAAATTTCATACCGCACAGGCTTGCAACAAGGGCAATTTGTAGATGCTCTTTTTACACTAAATTTTTCGAGACGATTAAATGTTTCTGTTTCCTACAAAGGTCTTCGTTCTTTGGGTGCCTATAGACAATCTTTAGCCAGTAATGGAAATTTTCGCGGAACTTTTCAATACAGAACCAAAGAAAATCAATATCAAATTAGAGGCCATTTAACAAGTCAAGATTTTTTTAATGAAGAAAGTGGTGGTTTAACAACAGCCGCTTTAGAAAGTTTTATTTCTGAAGATCCAGATTTTGACAAAAGGGCAAGATTAGATGTAAATTTAACCGATTCAGAAAATCAATTCGATAGTAATCGCATATATTTAGAACAAAGTTTCAAACTACTATCTAACAAAGACACCATCACTAAAAAAGATTTCAGCAATTTAAAAATTGGTCATATTTTTATA
Proteins encoded:
- a CDS encoding ribonuclease HII, which produces MLKSNFSGFSLEAGTDEAGRGCLCGPVVAAAVILRKDFTHPFLNDSKQLSKKKREELRPFIEENAIAFGVSFVWQDEVDEINVLQASITGMHRAITELEILPEFIIVDGNKFKNYKEIPHETIVKGDAKYVSIAAASVLAKTYRDEYMEKIHQEFPMYNWQKNKGYPTKEHRNGIREFGITQYHRKTFRLLPEQIKLDL